A genomic region of Rhipicephalus sanguineus isolate Rsan-2018 chromosome 1, BIME_Rsan_1.4, whole genome shotgun sequence contains the following coding sequences:
- the LOC119379497 gene encoding solute carrier family 15 member 1, translated as MRGGRYTTRLLGSGNKELAACDIVIKNGGHYTLAVTQVAPTETNCSLHETVRPNSLSMFYQIPQYVLITAGEVMFSVTGLEFSYSQPYLPA; from the exons aTGCGTGGTggaag GTACACGACGCGGCTACTGGGTTCCGGCAACAAGGAGCTGGCTGCGTGCGATATCGTCATCAAGAATGGTGGACACTACACTCTGGCAGTTACGCAGGTGGCCCCCACG GAGACCAACTGCTCTCTGCACGAGACTGTGCGTCCCAACAGCCTCTCCATGTTCTATCAGATTCCGCAGTACGTGCTCATCACGGCGGGTGAAGTCATGTTCTCTGTCACGGGGCTGGAGTTTTCCTACTCGCAG ccttatcttccagcgtga